Part of the Natronogracilivirga saccharolytica genome is shown below.
GGCCAGACGCTCCTGGAGCTTCTCGCGGTCGTAGTCGGATGTGGTGTCATCGATCTGAGCCTTGATCTGGTTGACACGCGCCTTGATGTCATCCTCTTTGCCTTTTCCGTCGACAATTGTTGTGTTGTCCTTGTCGATGGATACGCGGGCACTCTGTCCGAGGAAGTCAAGCGTGGCATTCTCAAGCTTGTATCCGCGCTCTTCGGAGATCACGGTTCCGCCTGTGAGAATGGCGATGTCTTCCAGCATGGCTTTGCGGCGATCGCCGAAACCGGGTGCCTTGACGGCAGCAATCTTCAGTGTACCGCGAAGCTTGTTTACAACCAGTGTGGCAAGTGCTTCGCCTTCAATATCTTCGGCAATGATGAGCAACGGCTTGCCGGTCTGGATCACCTTCTCCAGGATCGGAAGCAGATCCTTCATGTTGGAGATCTTCTTGTCGAAGATCAGGATGTACGGATCCTCGAAGTCGGTGGTCATTTTTTCGGAGTTGGTCACGAAATACGGTGAGAGGTAACCGCGGTCGAACTGCATACCCTCCACGGTATCCAGATGGGTTTCGGTTCCCTTGGCCTCTTCAACCGTGATCACGCCATCCTTGCCCACTTTTTCCATCGCATCGGCGATCAGATTGCCGATGAACTCGTCGTTGTTGGCAGAAATGGTTCCGACCTGGGCAATCTCGTTACGGTCGCTGATGTCGCTGCTGATCTTCTTGAGCTCGGCGACAATGGCTTCAACCGCCTTGTCGATGCCGCGCTTCAGATCCATCGGGTTGGCACCGGATGTAACGTTCTTGAGACCGGTCTGGATGATGGACTGGGCCAGAACCGTGGCCGTGGTTGTTCCGTCACCTGCGTTGTCACTGGTCTTGGAAGCAACTTCACGCACCATCTGGGCGCCCATGTTCTCCACTTTGTCTTCCAGTTCGATCTCCTTGGCAACGGTTACACCATCCTTGGTGACGGTCGGCGCACCGAATGACTTCTCAATAACCACATTGCGGCCACGGGGACCGAGCGTTACTTTTACGGCATTGGCCAGTTTGTCAACGCCTTTCTTCAGGCCGTCTCTTGCTTCTACATTATAATTTATGATCTTGGACATAATCTGAATTCCTTTTTAAATGTTTCTGGTTCAAAATTTCCGGTTTGGCACAAGCTCTGCAGATGTTTTCCGCGCAGCTTCATGCCGGGAAATCCATCAGGAAAGCACTCCGAGGATATCGCTCTCCCGCATGATCATCAGTTCCTCACCGTCAATCTCAATCTCGTTTCCGGCATACTTGCCGTACAATACCTTGTCTCCTTCCTTGACGGTCATTCCGATTTTGTTCCCGTTTTCATATTTGCCGGGACCTACAGCCACGACGGTGCCGCGCTGAGGTTTTTCCTTTGCAGAATCCGGAATGATGATTCCTGAACTGGTCTTCTCCTCTGCAGAATCGGGTCGAACCAGTACTCTGTCACTAAGAGGTTTGATGCTTGCCATAATGTTTCTCTGTTTAATTTTTCGGTTAATGGTTTAGCACTCGTCGCTCCGGAGTGCCAAGTTTAATTCGCAACAATTATAATAAAAGCCCGGGAATGGCGCAACAGCTAATTTTTACATTTTAGCACTCGGTACATAACGAGTGCAAGTACTATCGGCCAACAATCTGAAATGCACTATCGTTCGCCTTTTTCTTCCAGCCAGGCCGCCAGCGCCACGAATTCCCGCGGCTCCAGCTCTTCTGCCCTCCGGCCCGCATCAAATCCTTCGGGAAACATCCCGCCGGTGAGCTCTTTCAATGCATTGGAAAGCTTTTTCCGGCGTTGCTGAAACGCCGTGCGCACCACTCTCTTGAACATCGCTGCCGAAACAGGCAGATCGGCTACTGACCCCGGATAATCCTCATTGCCCGGCCGGTAGGATATGACCGTGCTTTCGACTTTTGGCGGAGGCCGGAATGCCCGCCGCGATACCGCCATAAGCCTGTCGGTCCTGCCGAAAACCTGCGCCTGGACACTCAGTATCCCGTAATCCCGGGTACGGGGACGTGCTATTATCCGGTCGGCCACCTCCTTCTGAATCATGAAAACCGACTGTGTCACCAGGCTGCCGCAATCCATGACATGAAATAGAATGGGACTGGTAAGATAGTACGGCAGATTTCCGATGACAAACAGACGTCCCCCGGTCTCTGCCGCAAGACCGGCAAGATCCGATTCCAGAAAACTGCGCTGATGTACCGTCACCCCCGGGTAATTTTCACGGACGATGTCTGCCGCCCGGCTGTCTACTTCAAATACATGCAGATCCGGAAATTTTTCCGAAAGAAACTGCGTGAGCGCACCGGTACCGGGCCCGATCTCAATCACACGGTCCTCCGGCAATGCTTCCAGGCCGTTCACGATAGCCCCGGAAATGTTCCTGTCGGCAAGAAAATGCTGACCAAGTGATTTTTTTGGTTTGAAAGACTTGTGCGTCATAAATTTGTAATAGGCCTGCTAATCACGTAATTTAGTAAGGATTTGTTCATTTTCGCGGACTTTTCGATGTGATCCGCCAAATTCCTATAAAATCACCGGTACATGGAAATAATGAATCCCTATCAGGTGGCGCATCAGTTTGGCCTGAAAACCCTGGAAAAACCCGAGGAGCAGACCGGATCCCGGGTCAGCATGAAGATAGGACTGCCCAGGGAACGATCCAACGATGAACGCCGCCTTTCCGTCACTCCCGGTGGTGTGTCCGATCTGGTATCGGCCGGACACGAGATTTTTGTAGAAGCCGGTGCCGGGGAAGATGCCGGTTTTCCCGACCATGAATTTTCGGAAGCCGGAGCCTCGGTGGCCTGGACCACCGAAGAACTGTACAAGAATTCCGAGATCATCCTCAAGGTCGCCCCGCCGGCCAAAAGCGAATATGAACTTCTGCAGCCCGACCAAACGGTCATTTCCGCCCTCCATCTGGGCGATACAACGGACAAGTATCTCAAAGAACTCATCCGCAAAAACGTCACCGCTATCGGTTTTGAATTTATCAAATCCCCGGACAACAGTTTTCCCATCGTGCGGATGATGCATGAAATTACCGGTTCGATGTCCGTTCAGATCGCTGCACACTACCTGGAAAACAACCAGCAGGGACAGGGCATCATACTTGGCGGCATCTCCGGCGTCCCGCCCTCAACGGTGGTTATACTCGGTGCAGGTATTATTTCGGAATACGCCGCCCGGACGGCCCTCGGATACGGAGCACAGGTGTTTGTGATGGATACGGATCTCGCCCGGCTGCGCCATCTCGAAAACTCCCTCGACCGCAGGGTCATCACTGCCATGGCT
Proteins encoded:
- the groL gene encoding chaperonin GroEL (60 kDa chaperone family; promotes refolding of misfolded polypeptides especially under stressful conditions; forms two stacked rings of heptamers to form a barrel-shaped 14mer; ends can be capped by GroES; misfolded proteins enter the barrel where they are refolded when GroES binds) — its product is MSKIINYNVEARDGLKKGVDKLANAVKVTLGPRGRNVVIEKSFGAPTVTKDGVTVAKEIELEDKVENMGAQMVREVASKTSDNAGDGTTTATVLAQSIIQTGLKNVTSGANPMDLKRGIDKAVEAIVAELKKISSDISDRNEIAQVGTISANNDEFIGNLIADAMEKVGKDGVITVEEAKGTETHLDTVEGMQFDRGYLSPYFVTNSEKMTTDFEDPYILIFDKKISNMKDLLPILEKVIQTGKPLLIIAEDIEGEALATLVVNKLRGTLKIAAVKAPGFGDRRKAMLEDIAILTGGTVISEERGYKLENATLDFLGQSARVSIDKDNTTIVDGKGKEDDIKARVNQIKAQIDDTTSDYDREKLQERLAKLSGGVAVLYIGAASEVEMKEKKARVEDALHATRAAVEEGIVAGGGVAFLRVLGALENLKGENQDQEVGFDIVRRALESPMRIIASNAGAEGSIVVQKVKEGKDGFGYNARTEVYEDLIKAGVIDPTKVARTALENAASVAGLMLTTEAVVTEKPSDDDDKGAGGGAPDMGGMGGMGGGMGF
- the groES gene encoding co-chaperone GroES produces the protein MASIKPLSDRVLVRPDSAEEKTSSGIIIPDSAKEKPQRGTVVAVGPGKYENGNKIGMTVKEGDKVLYGKYAGNEIEIDGEELMIMRESDILGVLS
- the rsmA gene encoding 16S rRNA (adenine(1518)-N(6)/adenine(1519)-N(6))-dimethyltransferase RsmA, with amino-acid sequence MTHKSFKPKKSLGQHFLADRNISGAIVNGLEALPEDRVIEIGPGTGALTQFLSEKFPDLHVFEVDSRAADIVRENYPGVTVHQRSFLESDLAGLAAETGGRLFVIGNLPYYLTSPILFHVMDCGSLVTQSVFMIQKEVADRIIARPRTRDYGILSVQAQVFGRTDRLMAVSRRAFRPPPKVESTVISYRPGNEDYPGSVADLPVSAAMFKRVVRTAFQQRRKKLSNALKELTGGMFPEGFDAGRRAEELEPREFVALAAWLEEKGER
- a CDS encoding alanine dehydrogenase, producing the protein MEIMNPYQVAHQFGLKTLEKPEEQTGSRVSMKIGLPRERSNDERRLSVTPGGVSDLVSAGHEIFVEAGAGEDAGFPDHEFSEAGASVAWTTEELYKNSEIILKVAPPAKSEYELLQPDQTVISALHLGDTTDKYLKELIRKNVTAIGFEFIKSPDNSFPIVRMMHEITGSMSVQIAAHYLENNQQGQGIILGGISGVPPSTVVILGAGIISEYAARTALGYGAQVFVMDTDLARLRHLENSLDRRVITAMATHQFISSALKVADVVIGAAMVEGHRAPCWVTRQMVESMKDGSVIVDAVIDQGGCIETSKTTSHSNPVFVDSGVVHYCVPNIPSNAARTSTTALNNLLVPFLLDIGDAGGIREALWTNVSLRNGTYVYKNQLTKKSLAQLFDMPYRDIEMLIASRI